The DNA sequence TGACCTCATCTTTAGATCTTCTTAGGCCAAAAGGTTTTAGAATTTTCTTGGCATGAGCAAAACAATGACTTGTAAGACCTGTAAAAATCTATGACTCATGCTTTAGTCCAGTCAGTTGAAATACTGTCCCTGAACCCTGAAACACATGTATGTTATCATGCCTTGTTTAAAAGGATGTTAATTTTACATTCCATGAAAATATTGTCTTTCTACACATTTCTGTCGGatgtgattttattttgtagtgGTTAATGAATGCTAAGCGTGGCACAAATAGAAAATCAATGATCACTTCATGTTCCAAAATGACTGCGACTGAATCTTTCCATTTTCAATGACATGTGACATCTCTGAGATTGCTCTTCCCAAAGCTTCTTTTCCCCGATAGGAGCCTTTTTTAGCAGGTAATTCTGGTGGCAACACCATGACAAACTCAGCTTTGTTTTCATCCACTTCAGGGGAACTGACAATGCTGCAACATGCCACACTTTCTGAACGAGGTGTTTGTGGTGGTATCACAAACATTGAATAATCACCCCCTGTAGCATCACCTCCCGAAGCTGAAAATGCTGAAAAGTGGGAAAATGTTGGGGAGCCACCTGGAGAACCATTTAAGATGCTGTCAGAGCTCTTACTTATTCTTCTTGTGTCAGCAACACCTGAGTTTGGCATCATTTCAGCTGacttattttttctctttttgctgAGGTCGACTTGAGCATAAAGGTAAGGCAAAACCTCAACACTTGATGAATGTGGCAAATtcaaacacacaaaattagGTGAGCCGACCACGGAAAGTCTGTTTTCCTTCCTGTATATGCTTTGGTCTTTTTCCTGGTTATCTTCACGGGAAGTAGATTCTTGAGTTGTCCTGGGTAAACTACTTTGTTCTACAAATGATTTCTCATCATTCTTGCTTTGAGGATATTCTTCACTTCTTGTCTGATCATTTCTAGGTTTTATTCCATTGTCATTTATGGGTATGTTgagtttcagtttcaatgGTTTTGGTGGTAACTGTGTCTGTCTCTGTTCAAACATTTCTTCCATTTGTTGCCTTGTCTCCTGTAAACACCACAAGAGGTATCAGGCCACTGGGTCAGTCTAGCAAGCAGAATAGTGCATGTTGTaagtttgaggaaaaaaacgTCCTCAACAACAAACAATCACTAatactttgcaaaaaacattaaaactgTGCTATAAAAGACATGCAGCATTCTAAGAACAATTCACTTATAGCAGTACCgctcaaaagtaagttaccAATGTCACTTGCTAAGCAAATGACATAGTGGGCTTAACAGGAATTGTTTTGTGTGCTACAGGAATTACGTTGAGTgagattgaaaaactgcatATTCACTGGGTTTAGACTCTCATGCTATCTCATTGGACTTGCGTTTAAAACATAGCAAATTTACACAACATCAACAAGTAGTTTAcgttgtaataattattacaaattgtTAACTACTTTATGACAggaatcaaaataattaacaactaTTTTGCACATTTACCATGtaacaagaaaatttaatcACAGCTTTTCAGATCCTCTTTGAATTCATGAAAAGTCACACTGTTGACAACTCCACTGGAAGTTTATTCCAGAGAAATGCGCTATAATAGCCCTTGATATACAGTAGTTTAGGAATGGCTGACCTTTTCTCTATCCCTAAAATCATAGGGGGCTTTGCAGTCTTCGAGAACTGAATTCTAGTTAAATTAATATCAGGTCCTGAATTGTTCAATGCCTAAACATTGATAGGTTTTTGTTTGCCCTTTTAAGAGAGAATTAAATTCTCTCTTAAAAGGCCAAACAATCTCATCAAGTAACTCACTTGACaatgaaaagagaaacaaaagagtGAAGGGTGTCGAAAGGGTGGAGCAGGTAATGCTAAGAATGGCAGGGAGAAATTCCCTTTCCTTGTGGACTTGTTAGAACAagttgaatttgtttgattCCTGTGATTCTACAACCAACAGCTGGTCAAGTTAATCCTGGAATAACCAAATGTCAGAGAGACCAGAATGTTTTTCCAAATCTTGAAAACATTGGCAGTTTTCATGACTACATATCAACAACGATGCAAGCTCATGAAGAGATTTGTCAACATTTCAAAGTGACTTAAATAATAGAGATTCCTAGATTAATCCTTGATTGCTGATGGTTTAAAGGGGGTGAGTGGATTCTCAGTGACTCTGGGAACAATTTATGGTACTCACCACAGACTGAGATAGGAGACGGCTTGAAGTGCTCGGTGAGCGTGCCAATCGATCATAGCTCTCCTCTTGAATAACAGTATTGCTTTCCAATGGTGGTACA is a window from the Acropora palmata chromosome 1, jaAcrPala1.3, whole genome shotgun sequence genome containing:
- the LOC141876984 gene encoding uncharacterized protein LOC141876984 isoform X2, which translates into the protein MCCESIVREINLLFSGLIKRMVGEDSHHGELWNYFPGEVFRVKGCGSRQMQRIGAWDQHCLLHISRWGLTLALERTRSVLAQWPLTTIRSYEALDSNEFSFEAGRASPMGEGKYNFFTHDGDDNKIFDVIDNFACARLRNNQSSRTPGASNDLTQDDIDKAYDQLRFSMQSTPVPPLHRDVPARNMNQSAPQAIETANSKQGMYDHLGRSDSIGSAHSLGGMSFNSESNLSYSRLERFPSWGSQASYQAHHGEQYNRLNAVPPLESNTVIQEESYDRLARSPSTSSRLLSQSVETRQQMEEMFEQRQTQLPPKPLKLKLNIPINDNGIKPRNDQTRSEEYPQSKNDEKSFVEQSSLPRTTQESTSREDNQEKDQSIYRKENRLSVVGSPNFVCLNLPHSSSVEVLPYLYAQVDLSKKRKNKSAEMMPNSGVADTRRISKSSDSILNGSPGGSPTFSHFSAFSASGGDATGGDYSMFVIPPQTPRSESVACCSIVSSPEVDENKAEFVMVLPPELPAKKGSYRGKEALGRAISEMSHVIENGKIQSQSFWNMK